The genomic DNA CCTCCAGCGCGACGTCGACACCAATCGCCAGCTTTACAACGCGGTCCTCAAGCGGCTGAAGGACGTGGGGGTCGAGGCCGAGGCGCAGACCTCCAACGTGTCGATCGTGGACAAAGCGACCGCGCCGCGGATTCCGACCTCACCCAAGAAGCTGCGCGACCTGATGGTCGCGTCGCTGCTCGGCCTGTGCGGCGCGCTCGGCCTTGCCTTCCTGCTCGACTACCTCGATAACACGCTGAAGGATCCCGAGGAGGCCGAACGCTACCTGCGCCTGCCCAATATCGGGATTATTCCCGAGTTCAGCCGGCTGAATTCGTCGACATACGGGCCCAAGGGTTACGCGCCGCTGGCCAGCGCGTTAAGCGCCGCGCTCGACGGCGGCCGCGCCGCCAAGGCCTTGGTCAACGGCAACGGCAATGGCAACGGGCGCCGCGCCGCTCCCGTGCGCGAGCTCGTTACCGACCACGGCGCCTACTCGGCAATGGGCGAAGCCTACCGCAATCTGCGCACTGCGCTGCTGCTGTCGCGCGCCGGCGCGCCGCCCAAGGTCACGCTGGTGACCAGCGCGCTCGCCGGTGAAGGCAAGACGGTGACCGCGGTAAACACTGCCGCGATGCTCGCACAGCTCAATGCCCGCGTGCTGCTGATCGACGCCGACCTGCGCCGTCCGCGATGCCATCGCGTGCTCGGCGTGGAGAACCATCTCGGGCTGACCGAGGTGCTGACCGGCGTGCGCGACCTGCACGATCTGATCCGCCCCAGCGGGATCGAAAGCCTCTTCCTGCTCAGTTCCGGTTCGGTTCCACCCAATGCGACCGAGCTGCTGGGCTCCTCGAAGATGCACCAGGTGCTGACCGAGCTCCAGCAGATCTACGACTACATCGTGATCGACTCGCCGCCTGTGATCCCGGTCAGCGACGCTCTATTGCTTTCGACCATCGCCGACGGCGTGCTGCTGGTGACCAATGCCTCGCGCACCCCGAAGTATCAGGTGCGGGCGGCGCGCGCGCGCCTGGAGTACGCGCGTGCCAAGATTTTCGGTACGGTGCTAAACCGCATCAAAATGCACCATTCCGACTACCACTACTACCATCAGGGCTATTACACCCCCGAAGATGAGAACGCCCTGTAGGAGGGCCACGAGGCTAACTGATACAGGGTGGGCGTCGGACGCCCCACCGCATCGAGCCGCCCCGCCCGTGCGGGGCGCCTGAGCGCCCAGGCTGCAGGTACACGGCAAGCTTGCGCCGCATCGACCACATAGTGCTTGCGGGAATCGGCCTTCTGGTCGTGCTGACCCCGCTCTGCTTCGGCGCGGTTCATCCGTGGGCCTACGCGCTGATGGAGCAGCTCAGCTTCGCGCTGGTCGCGCTGTGGATGGTCAAGGCATGGATCGGCGGCGGGACGCTCCTGCGCGTCGGCGGACGCGCAGCGCTGGCTGCGGTGGCTGCGCCGATGGCCCTACTGCTCGGGTTGCTTGCGGTGGAAACGCTGCCGCTGCCGCCGGACCTGCTCGCCAGCCTCTCGCCCGCCGCCTACCATCTCTACGCGCAGGTGCTACCCGGCTGGCCGGCGCGCGACTCTTATCGCGACATTGACTTCAACGCGGCGCCGCGTCCTCCCGCCAGCCCCGTAATTCTGCCTACCGCGCAGCAGGTCAGCGCTGGCGCCTCGGTTCCCTTCGCGCCCGCAAAGGCTCGCTCCCTCGGCCGCGCGCTTTCCAATCAGGACGGGTCCGCGCGCAGCGAAGCAGTTGCGGGCGAAGCGAGCGTGCGAACGGATAACAGCCCCGGCAGCGCGACGCCCGCCGGCGCCTCGGCCGTCGCGGCGCCGAAGGTTCGGCAGGCGGCCGCCCAAAGCTCCGGCGACGGCGCGCAGCTTGGGGAGCTTCTGCGAGCCGCGCTGAAACCGTTGCGCTCGCTCCACACCGGCGGATGGCGCGCGCTCAGCTTCGAGCCCGCCGTGACGCGCGCCAGCCTGCTTAAGTCATTCGCGTACGCCGCGATGTTTCTGTTGGTCGCGCTCTACCCGTTCGGCGCTCCGGGCGAGCCGCGTAGCGATCTGCGCTTCAGCCGCGCGGTGATCGCAATGGTGCTCGCCACGGGCCTGGCGGTCGCCTTCATCGGGCTCGCCAACTGGGCCTCGTGGAACGGCAAGATCCTGTGGTTTTTCGTGCCGACTGACTGGGGCGCGCCCAGAACGGTGCTGCTGCGCGCCAGCGGGCCGTTCGTCAACCCGGACGATTTCGCCGACTATTTGGCGATGATCTTTCCCTTCGCACTGGCCGGCGCGCTGTTCAGCACTGACCTTGTGCCGCGCGAATGGCGAACCGTCCAGCGCCTGCTTTCCCTTCTTATCGCCTTCGTCATCGTCTGCGCGCTGTTGCTTAGCCTGTCGCGCGGCGGATGGGCGGCGGCGGCTTTCGGCGCGATGTTGCTGGTCGCGCTGTACTTCCTCCAACCGGCGGAGCGGCGCGCGGTCTTTGCGCGGCATATCAACGCGCGCACGCTGCGATGGGCGGGAGTGGCGGCGCTGGGGGCGCTGCTGCTCGCGCTGATCTTTGTCGGCGGGCAAGGACGCAGCCTCACCGCGGAGCGCATTAGCCAAACCGCTTCCGACGTCGTGACACTGGCCGAGCGGACGTCGCTGTGGCGCGCATCGCTTGCCATGAGCCGCGATTTCCCGCTGTTCGGCGTCGGACTGGGCGTGTGGGGAGAGATGTTCACGCGCTACGCGCTACCCCCGTGGTCGCAGTACCTCTTCTTCCGCGAGGCGCATAACGACTACCTCCAGTTTCTCGCCGAGGCCGGCCTGCTCGCGATGCTGCTGCTGATCTGGCTCGCTTGGCGCATCCTGCGGCGCCTTGCGGCCACGCTGCGCGCAGGCGATCCGCGCAAGTGGCCCCTGCTGGCCGCGGTCGTGGCCGCTGCCGGCGCGGTGGCGCTGCACGAGACGGTCGATTTCAGCCTTCAGATTCCGGCCAACGCGATGCTGCTGGCGGTGCTGTTGGGGCTCGGCTTGCGAGCGGCCACACCGCCCCTGGTCGGCCACGAGATGCGGCGCGGTAGGACGGCGCGCCCGATTGCGGCTCTGGCGGCCGGCCTCGCGCTGGCGATGATTTTCGCGGCGACCGGCCAGCGCGACGTTTACTATCCCGACTTCCTCGCGCAGGTCAAAAATCTCCGCGCGGCGGTTGCGCGCGTGCGCGCCCATCCCGCGGATTCCGAGAGCCATTTTCTCGCGGCACGGTTTGGCCGGGGGATCATGAATCCCGAGGACCGGCTGCGCGAACTGCGCAGCGCCGTGTGGCTTGATCCCACCAATCCATACAAGCGCGATGCCTACGCGAGTCTGCTCGCCCAACGCGGCCGGCTTACTCTCGCCGAGTCCGAGGTTACCCGCTCGGTTTTCAACTCGCCCTCGACCGATACCCACTTCTATCTCAGTCCCGAGCTGGTGCATTGGCTCGCGCCGCGCACGCGCGAGGCGGTCGAGCGCGGCTTCCGGGAGGCGATCGCGGCGCGGATGCCGGGCGCGCTCAGCGGCCTCGGCAACTTCTATGCCCTGAACAATCGTCCGCTCAAACAAGCGCGACTGGAAAGCGAGGCCGCTGGCCATGCCACCAATCCGGCGGACCGGCTGCACCTGCTGCTCGGTGCGGGCAGCGCCTACGCTGCCGCGGGTTATATGACCAGTGCCGAGGCTCTGTTCCGGATCGCGATGGAAGAGGCGCCGGGCGATCTCGCACCCTACGTCGCCCTGCTCCAGACCGTGTATGGTCCTGACCGCGACATGCGCTCGGCCAAGGCGCTGGTCGAGAACGCGATCGAAGCGGGCGGCGATCCATACGTGCTGAATTCCGAGCTGGCAAATGCCGCGGGGCAGGCCCAGGATACGGCGACCGAGGAGAAAGCGCTGAAGGACGCGCTCGCGGTGATCCCGGAGGATCTCAACACGCTTACCAGGCTAGGTGAGTTTTACATCAACCTTGACCGCCCCGACGATGCGCTGCTCGTCCTGCAGGAGGCCGTCGAGGCGCAGCCCGACTCGGCGCGGCTCAACTTCGACCTCGGCCGCGCTCAGGAAGCGTCCTATCACTACTATGCGGCCGAGAAAGCCTACGCGCGCGCGATCGAACTGGAGCCGCGCAATCGCGAATTCGCCAGCTATTACGCAGACTTCAAGCAGCGGATGACTAAAGGGGCGGCCGAGCTGAAAAAGGCGGTTGCGCGGCCTCCGGCCGCCCAGCCGACGCCGGCTGCCGAGGACTGAGCGCTCCCGCGTGAAGATCGTCTACCTCAATCCGACCGGAGAACTCGGTGGTGCCGAACGCAGCCTGCTCGACTTCATGACCAGCCTGCGCGCCGCCGACCCGCGCTGTTCGTTCAGGCTTATCGCCGCCGCCGACGGCGCGATGGTCGAGGAGGCGCGCGCGCTCGGCGCGGAGACCTGCGTTTTGCCGCTGCCGCCTACGCTCGCCCGCCTGGGCGACGCCGGCGCGGGCGGCCCGGCGGGCCGCGGCGCCCCGCGCGTGCTGAGCATGCTCGGGCGGATGTCGCTCGGCACGCCGTCGGCGGCGCTGTACACGGCGCGCCTGCGCCGGGCCCTGCGCGCTGCTGCACCCGACGTCGTCCATACCAACGGCTTCAAGATGCACGTGCTGGGTGCGTGGGCGGCGCCGCGCGGAGTGCCGGTGCTATGGCACGTCCACGACTACGTCAGCGCGCGGCCGGTGATGGCCCGGTTGATGCGGGCGCATGCCGACCGTTGTGCCGCCGCGATCGCCAATTCGCTCAGCGTTGCCGCCGACGTTCGCGCCGCATGCGGCCCCCGGCTCAAGGTCTTCCCGATCTACAACGCAGTTGACCTCACCCGCTTCGCGCCCGCCGGTCCAGTGCTCGACCTCGACCATCTGGCCGGACTCCCGCCGCCGGACGAAGCCGTTGTCAGGGTCGGGCTGGTCGCGACGATGGCGCGGTGGAAGGGACACGAGGTTTTCCTGCGCGCGCTCGCCCGCCTGGGCGGGCGGCCCACCGTGCGCGGCTACGTGATCGGCGGCGCGCTCTATCAGACCAACGGTAGCCAGTATCAGATCGACGAACTGCGCCGGCTCGCCCGCCGCCTCGGGCTCGAGGGCCGCGTCGGGTTCACCGGCTTCGTCAGGGACGCTGCGGCGGCGATGCGCGCGCTCGACGTGGTGGTGCACGCGAGCGTCCAGCCCGAGCCCTTCGGGCTGGTGATCGCGGAGGCGATGGCGTGTGGGCGTGCGGTGGTGGTAAGTCGTGCCGGCGGCGCCGCCGAGATCGTCAGTCCCGGCGAGGACGCGCTCGTCCACGAACCGGGGGCTACGGATTCGCTGGTCGCGCATCTGCGCGAACTGGTGCGCAACCCCGGGCTGCGCGCATTCCTCGGGCAGAACGCGGCGCTTTCCGCGCGCCGGCGCTTCGCCAGCGCGCGCCTGGGCGCCGAGCTGCTGCCGGTCTATCAGATGCTGACGGCCAAGGCGGCATGATGCGCGTACTTCACGTCAGCGCGGGCAATCTCTACGGCGGGGTCGAGACCGTCTTGCTCACGCTGGCGCGTTCGCGCGCCCTATGCCCGGAGGTGCAGCCGGAATTCGCGTTGTGCTTCGCCGGACACGTGGCCGACGAGCTGGCGGCCGCCGACGTCCAACTGCATGTGCTGGGCGCGGTGCGCGCGCGCAATCCGCTCAGCGTGCTGCGCGCGCGGCGCGCGCTTCGGGAGCTTATCGTACAGCGCCGCTTCGACGCGGTGATCTGTCATGGCGCGTGGGTGCAGGCGATTTTCGGCCCGCCCGCGCGCGCCGCCGGCGCCTCACAAGTCTTCTGGTTACACGACGCTGCCGCCGGACGGCATTGGGTCGAGCGATGGGCCGCACTGGCGCCGCCCGACCTCGCGATATGCAACAGCCGCTTTACCGCGGCCTCGCTCGGCCACATCTACCCGAGCGTACCCGTCGAGGTCGTGTACTATCCCGTTGCCGCTCCGCACGGCGACCTTCGAGCCGAGCGCGACGCCGTGCGCGGCGAGCTCGATGCCGCACCCGATGCGGTGGTCGTAATGCAGGCCAGCCGGATGGAGGCGTGGAAGGGCCATCGACTTCTTCTCAGGGCATTGGCGCGGCTCGCCGAGGTGCCGCAATGGACGTGCTGGATGGTGGGCGGTGCGCAACGGCCGCACGAAGCACGCTATCTTGATGAGCTGCGGGCGGAGGCCGCGGCCCTGGGGATCGCGGCGCGGGTCAACTTCGTTGGCCAGCGCGCCGACGTCTCACGCCTGCTCGCCGCGGCCGACATCTATTGCCAACCTAACCTGGGCGCTGAGCCCTTCGGCATCGCCTTCGTCGAAGCGCTTTACGCCGGGTTGCCGATTGTGACGACCGCGATGGGCGGCGCGCTCGAGGTCGTCGACGAGTCGTGTGGCACGCTGGCCGCGCCCGACGATCCAGCGGCGCTGGCCGCGGCCCTTGGCCGGTTGATCGCAGACCGCGGCCTGCGCGCCCGCCTGGGCGCCGCCGGCCCCGCCCGCGCAGCGGTACTATGCGAACCGGCGCGCCAGCTCGCGCAACTCGCAAGCGTGCTTGATTCGGCTAGGACGCCGTCCGTAACGCCAGGTGCTGGCGCCGCCGGGACTGTACAGGGGAAGCAGGTGAGTAGTCGCAGGGACCAATCACCATGCGCCTGATGCACGTGTATCTGGGCCATTCCTACGGCGGAATCGAACGCTTGCTCCTCACGACGCTACGCCTGCGTCACCTGTGGCCCACGATCGAAACTTCTTTCGTCCTGTATCCGCCAGGCGATTTCCGTGTGGAGTTGGAAATCGCCGGGGCGGCCGCTCAGGACTTGGGCGCAGGTCGGGTCCGGCTCCGCAACCCGCTTAGCCTCTGGCGGGCGCGGCGCAGGCTGCATGAGATCATCGTGGCGGAGCGAACCGACCTGGTAGCGGTGCACAATCTGTGGCTGTGGACGATCTTCGGCTCTGCGGTGCGCTCGGCCGGCCGACCCGCAGTGTTGTGGCTACACGACCCTCCGGACCGAGCGACTCACTGGGCAGCGCGATGGGCGCGTCTCACGGTGCCGGACCAGGTGCTATGCCACAGCCACTACACCGCCCGCCGTGCGCCCGCGATGTTTTCCGGGGTGCCGGTAGAAACCGTCCACTGCCCAGTCGAGCCCGTGCTGGCTGACAAAAATGCGTCGCGCGCGCTCCGCGCCGCGACCCGCGCCGAACTCGGTATCGCTGAGAATATGGTCATCATCCTGCAGGTATGCAGGCCTTCGGCGCACAAGGGCAACCTTCAGTTGGTCCAGGCGCTGGCGAAACTGCGTCATCTGCCAAACTGGATTTGCCTGCAGGTTGGCCGCCCGGTCCTCCCGGTCCAGACGAACTATTACGAAGGCGTCAAGCGAGCGGCAAGCGAGCTCGGGATCGCCGATCGGGTGCGCTTTCTCGGTTACCGCAACGATCTTGAAGGGCTCCTTGCCGCGGCTGACATCCATTGCCAGCCCAACCTCGAGCCCGAGCCGTTCGGCATCGCCTTTGTGGAAGCGCTGTACGCAGGACTGCCGGTAGTAACCACTGCGATGGGCGGTGCGCTTGAGATCATCGACGAATCATGCGGCATTCTGGTGCCGCCGGGCGACCTCGAGGCGCTGGCAGGGACGCTCGCCAAGCTTATCGGGAACCGCGAGCTGCGCGTCCGCCTGGGGATCAACGGCCCTACGCGCGCACGTCAACTGTGCGACCCGGCGACGCAAATGGCGAAACTCGAGGCGGTGTTGCTGAAGGCTGGTTTGCGCGCAACTAATGGCACGTCCGCACAGAGGGCGAAGGCGTGAGTCCTGCCGTTTCAGTGGTCATTCCGTCGTACAACGGCGCGCGCCGCCTGCCCTTGGTGCTGCGCGCGCTGGCGGCCCAGGATGTGCGCGACGGGTCGTTCGAGGTTATCGTCGTCGATAACAACTCAACGGATGACACTTGCCGGGTGGTGGTCGAAGAGCCGGCGGTCGCCGCGTTGCGTACGCGCGGCGTCGAGGTGCGATGCATCGGCGAGCAGCGCCAAGGCCCGGGTTTCGCCCGTATTGCCGGTGCACTTGTTGCGCGCGCCGCGCTTGTTTGCTTTCTCGACGACGACAACATTCCGGCGCCCGATTATTTGCGACGTGGTATGGCCGCGCTGAGCGATCCGAGCGTCGGAATATTGACCTCAAAGCTGACTGCCCAATGGGAGGCCGAGCCTCCCCCGAGTATAGCGCGTCGAAGAGGCCTTCTCGCGATCAATGATTTTTTTGGCGACGCGCCCAGCGATCTTGGCGCCGATTCGCTAATCGCGCCGACCGCTGGCGCCGGCTTGTGGATGCGGCGCCAAGCGTTCCTCGATGCTGTGTCGCTCGACCAGATCGACCATCTATTGCCCGGAAGGACGCCGAGCTCGATGTGTGCGGGAGAAGATATCGAGGTCGGGATGCTGATCGGCGCCGCGGGTTACCGGCGGCTGTTCAGACCGGAGCTGAGGATCACCCACCTGATCTCGAAGGAGCGGGTAGCCGCTCGGTACTTTTCCCGGCTGATCGTGGGGCATGTGAGAACCAATTTCACACTGGATTGCCGACATCGGCTCCGTCCATACACTTTAGCGCGACGGCTGCGGGGGGCGCTGCACCTTGCGGGCGCGCTTGCAGCGGCGCCGATCGTTGCGCTGGTGCGCACGGACGGTCTGCGCGAAGCGCTGTTCATCGCCGCACAGCGCTGGGCGGCGGTTCGCGGTCCGTATCGGGCCTTCGCGCGCCCCTTACCCCAATCTATCTTTGAACGGTGCGCGCAAAGCCGCGCGCGGTCCTCGCAAAAAGCGGGCGGCGAGGGGCCGGCAGCCGAGCTTCGTGTAATGGGCAGACAATGAACGCTCACCTGCAGCGTAATCCTGGCCACTTCGACGGCTGGGCGAGCCCGGAAGAGGTTCCGCCGTTGGCTCATCGTTTGTTGTGGAGAAGGCGCAATCCTTGGGGCATTTAGCCTCGGGAGCTTCCGCTGACTGATTTATGGCGATCGCCAAGGCAATCTCACTGCACCCAAGCCGCGCGGCCACGGTCACGGAACGTGCGCCCAAGCCGGGCCGGCTGCTGGAGCGCTTCGTTATCTTCGAGATCGTATGCCAATTGGCGCTGCTCTCGGGGGCTCTCGCACAGTTCCGCATTTTCTTCCGCACCGGTGTCTTCGCGCTCAGCATCGGTCTGCTGCTTTTGCTGCCGGGGCGCGGCAGGCTTCATCCTGCCGCCAAGGTGGCGGTCTTCGTCCTTGTCTTACTGGTCCTCGGGATGGTCAATCCCGGGGTCAACAGCGCGCTTTCGGCCGCCGCGCAGTTCGCAATCTATCTGGCCATTCTGGCGCCGCTGTTCTGGGTGTCGCGGGTCAGAATCGACCTGCCTGAGATGCGCCGTGTGCTATCTCTGCAGTGGGGGTTCCAGGCGCTCAGCGCGACGGTCGGCGTGCTCCAGGTCTATTTCCCCGGGCGTTTCCAATTTCACATCTCCCAAGTCGTTGAGGGCAACGGCGCCGGCTACATGTCGATGCTGCGCTTCAACAACGCCTTTGGCGAAATGGTTTATCGCCCGATGGGCCTGACCGACACCCCGGGGGCAGCGGCGGGCGCCGGCTTTATAGCGGTCCTGTTCGCTACCGCTTTCTTGCTGCACGAGCGTCGGCGTTGGATGCAAGCCCTGTATGCGGCGACGATGCTGATCGGGATGGCGGCCATCTATCTCTCGCAGGTGCGGGTGATGCTGTTGATGGAACTGATTTGTATGGCCGCGATGGTGGGGCTGTTGACTTTGCGCATCGGTCGCGGCGGGCTGCGACGTCCCGGCCGGATGCTGAACGGCCGCCGTCTGATGGCGCTGACCGGGCTGATGAGTCTGGTGGTGGTGCTCGGCTTTACCTGGGCGGTAGCAGTCGGCGGCACCGCGGTCTCGGAACGGATCAACTCGTTGACCGCCTCGAACCCGGGCGAAGTATACCAGCAGAACCGCGGCCAGTTCCTGTTCGACACGTTCGAGAATGTGCTGCCGCAATATCCACTGGGCGCGGGCCCCGGGCGCTGGGGGATGATGGCCTATTACTTCGGCAACCCCGACAATAACCGCAATCCGTTCCTGTATTCGGAGATCCAGTGGACGGGATGGATTTACGACGGCGGCATCCCATTGGTCTTCCTCTACGCGCTCGCGCTCGCGCTGGCGATGCGGGTTGCGTACAAAATTGCGCTCAACCAGCGCTTCGCCGAACTTGGAGCGTTGGGCGCTCTGGTTTTCGCCTACGATCTCTCCGCTTTGGCGGCGACCTTTGACGGCAATTACTTCATCGGCGGCGCCGGGCTGGATTTTTGGCTGCTGAACGCGATGCTGTTCAATGCGGCGTATCACACGTTCCGCACTTCGCCGGGTGCGGTGGCCGAGGCGCGCCGATGAAGCCGCCGTGGCTGATCGTCAGCGGCGATTTCGTCAAGGCCGGCGGGATGAACCAGCCCAACTACGAGTTCGCCCGCTATCTTGCCGACGAGGGCATCGAGACCCATCTCGTCGCTTATCGCGTCGCCGATGAGCTAGCGGCCCATCCACGAATCGTCTTCCATCGCGTGCCCAAGCCGGGCGGTTCGTATTTTCTTTCGCAGCCCCTGATCGCCGCGGTGGGGCGGCGCTGGGCGCGCGTGATCGCCGCGCGCGGCGGGCGCGTGATCGTTAACGGCGCGGTCTGCGACTGGAACGATGTCAATTGGGTCCATCACGTGCAGGCGGTCTTCGCGCCACAGGCCGTGGGCAGCGTGTTGCGCCGGCTGAAGGGCCGCCTCCAGCACCGTCTCGACCTGGCCGCCGAGCGGCGCGTGTTGCCGCGCGCCACGGTGGCGATCACCAACTCCGACCTTACCGGTCGCGAGATTGTCAAACGGCTGGGGTTGCCGGCCGATCGGATCCACACGGTCTATCTGGGCATCGACCCGCTGGTGTTTCGTCCGCCGAGCGCCGAGGAACGTGTGGCAGCCCGCGCAAGACTCGTCGCTACGCCCGAGCGTCCGCAGGTCGCCTTCGTGGGCGCGTTGGGTGACAGCCGCAAGGGCTTTGACTCCCTCTTCCGCGCTTGGCTTGCGCTCTGCGCTCACACCGATTGGGACGCCGATCTCATCGTGGTCGGGGCGGGCAGCGAACTGGCCCTATGGCGGGCGCGCACCGTCGCGGCAGGGGTTGCCGACCGCATACGCTTTCTCGACTTCGATCGCTCCGAAGCTTTCATCGCGCGCCTGCTGTGGGGATGCGACGCGCTGGTGCTGCCCTCGCGCTACGAGGGCTACGGCCGCCCGGTGCAGGAGGCGCTGTGCTGCGGCGTGCCCGCGCTCGTCAGCACCGCGGCCGGCATCGCCGAGCAGTACCCGCCTGAACTTGTCGACCTGCTGATCGCGGATCCTGAGGATGCCGACGACCTGGCTGCGCGGCTGCGCCGCTGGCGGTCGGCGATCGACGGCTGGCGCGAGCGCGTCCGGCCCTTCGGCGCCACGCTGCGCGCGCACACCTGGCGCCGGATGGCTGAACAGATGGTCGCGATAATCGAACGCGGCGGCGTAGCGCGTCACTCGCTGAGCGCCGCGCGGCGGGAAGTCGCCGCATGACCGGTGGCACGAGCAGCGCGCATAAACCGCACCCTATGGCAGCGCCTGTCCTGAAACCACAGCCGCACTCCGAGCTTCCCCCTGTTGCGCCGATTGTCGCGTCCGCGGCCGCGCCGGTCCATGTAATCGAGGCCGGGCGCGCCTCGCTGCTCTCCGACCTGCGCGAGCTGTGGGCGCATCGCGATCTGCTCTACTTTCTGACCCTGCGCGACGTCAAGCTGCGCTACAAGCAGACCGTGCTCGGCGCGCTGTGGGCGATCCTGCAGCCGTTCCTGACGATGGTGGTGTTCACGGTGCTGTTCGGCCGCCTGGCCAAGGTGCCCTCCGACGGCTTGCCCTACCCGATTTTCGCCTATGCGGGATTGGTCCCGTGGCAGTTTTTTCAGAATGCGGTCAACCAGGGCGGCAACAGCCTGGTCGGCAACGCCCAGTTGATCACCAAGGTGTATTTTCCGCGGATGGTGATTCCGGGAGCCGCAGTGCTCGCCGCGCTGGTCGATTTCGCGGTCGCCTCGCTGATCCTGTTCGCGATGATGGCCTTTTACGGAATCGCACCCGGCGCGGGGGTGGCGCTCTATCCGCTCCTGATCGCGCTGCTGGCGGCGGTGGCGAGCGCGGCCGGGATGTGGATGGCGGCGCTCAACGTTCGCTACCGCGACGTCAAGTACGTGCTGCCCTTCACGCTCCAGCTCGGGATGTTTCTTACGCCGGTCATCTATCCGGTCACCTTCGTGCCGGCAAATTGGCGGTGGCTGCTGATGCTCAATCCGTTGACCGGGATAATAGGCGGCTTCCGCTCGGCGTTGCTGGGCAGGCCGCTTGACTGGGTCGCGCTCGGCGTGGGGGCGGCGCTTACCCTTGCCGCGCTGGCGCTTGCGGCGTGGGTGTTCCGGCGCATGGAGCGGAGCTTCGCCGACGTTATCTAGCATGGCGCCTTTGACCACAGCGCATATCCCCCGGTATCAGTTGTTCCGAGCCGCTTGTGAGTCGGGCCTTTGCGTGGTGCGCTCGCTTACCCCCGCAGCCCAACAGCGCGACGAGCACGGATGGAACTTCGGTAGCGCCTGGCCCCCGTCGTACGAGGCCTTCGGGCGGATGCGGGCGCTGGCCACGCTACAGAAGGCGCGCGCGCTTCGCCCGCGGAGCGTGCTCGAAGTTGCTGCGGGTGATGGCTCGCTGAGTGCGTGCCTTGCGACGAACGGCGCGGTCGTGGTCGCCAACGACCTGCGCGGCGAGGGGCTGACGGAGGCGTTACAGACCTTCGAAAACGGCGGGGAGATCACGGCGTTACCCGGCAACTGCTTCGACCTCGACCCGGCGCAGACGGGCCGCTTCGAGCTTGTCATCGCGTGCGAAATCATCGAGCACGTTGCCTATCCGGTCGATCTGCTGCGTCATCTCAGGCGGTTTCTTAATCCGGAAGGGAGAATTTTGCTCAGCACTCCGAACGGCTTGTATTTCCGCAATGCACTGCCAACCTACGCCGCGATAGAAAATCCGGGCAGCCTCGAAATGCGGCAGTTCCAGCCTGACGCGGACGGGCATCTGTTTCTGCTAACGGTCAACGAACTGAGCGATATTGCGGCACAGGCTGACCTGCGCGTCGAAGAAGTCGAGCTGTACGCGACGCCATTTATCACCGGACATTGCGGGATGTCTAGATTGAGCGGTCGGGCGGCGGCGCGCCTATGGTACTCGCTCGAGAAATTGTGTCAG from Candidatus Binataceae bacterium includes the following:
- a CDS encoding ABC transporter permease, translated to MAAPVLKPQPHSELPPVAPIVASAAAPVHVIEAGRASLLSDLRELWAHRDLLYFLTLRDVKLRYKQTVLGALWAILQPFLTMVVFTVLFGRLAKVPSDGLPYPIFAYAGLVPWQFFQNAVNQGGNSLVGNAQLITKVYFPRMVIPGAAVLAALVDFAVASLILFAMMAFYGIAPGAGVALYPLLIALLAAVASAAGMWMAALNVRYRDVKYVLPFTLQLGMFLTPVIYPVTFVPANWRWLLMLNPLTGIIGGFRSALLGRPLDWVALGVGAALTLAALALAAWVFRRMERSFADVI
- a CDS encoding glycosyltransferase: MVIPSYNGARRLPLVLRALAAQDVRDGSFEVIVVDNNSTDDTCRVVVEEPAVAALRTRGVEVRCIGEQRQGPGFARIAGALVARAALVCFLDDDNIPAPDYLRRGMAALSDPSVGILTSKLTAQWEAEPPPSIARRRGLLAINDFFGDAPSDLGADSLIAPTAGAGLWMRRQAFLDAVSLDQIDHLLPGRTPSSMCAGEDIEVGMLIGAAGYRRLFRPELRITHLISKERVAARYFSRLIVGHVRTNFTLDCRHRLRPYTLARRLRGALHLAGALAAAPIVALVRTDGLREALFIAAQRWAAVRGPYRAFARPLPQSIFERCAQSRARSSQKAGGEGPAAELRVMGRQ
- a CDS encoding glycosyltransferase family 4 protein, whose product is MKPPWLIVSGDFVKAGGMNQPNYEFARYLADEGIETHLVAYRVADELAAHPRIVFHRVPKPGGSYFLSQPLIAAVGRRWARVIAARGGRVIVNGAVCDWNDVNWVHHVQAVFAPQAVGSVLRRLKGRLQHRLDLAAERRVLPRATVAITNSDLTGREIVKRLGLPADRIHTVYLGIDPLVFRPPSAEERVAARARLVATPERPQVAFVGALGDSRKGFDSLFRAWLALCAHTDWDADLIVVGAGSELALWRARTVAAGVADRIRFLDFDRSEAFIARLLWGCDALVLPSRYEGYGRPVQEALCCGVPALVSTAAGIAEQYPPELVDLLIADPEDADDLAARLRRWRSAIDGWRERVRPFGATLRAHTWRRMAEQMVAIIERGGVARHSLSAARREVAA
- a CDS encoding methyltransferase domain-containing protein, producing the protein MRALATLQKARALRPRSVLEVAAGDGSLSACLATNGAVVVANDLRGEGLTEALQTFENGGEITALPGNCFDLDPAQTGRFELVIACEIIEHVAYPVDLLRHLRRFLNPEGRILLSTPNGLYFRNALPTYAAIENPGSLEMRQFQPDADGHLFLLTVNELSDIAAQADLRVEEVELYATPFITGHCGMSRLSGRAAARLWYSLEKLCQQLPSAFRERLCCSMTAVLRPAVGIIEARPR